Genomic window (bacterium):
GAGCGAGGCCGCGGCCCGACGCGGCGTCCGTCAGTCGTTCCGCCGGTCGCCGAAGCTCGAGGTCGCTGCCAGGTCCCGCTCGATGGTGTGGCCGGCGAGGCCGAAGAGGACCGCACCCACGCTGCAGGAGAGCAGTACGTAGAGGAGCGACCAACGGACGGCGAGGTCGCCGTAGCTCGGCTCGAGGAGGTCGTTCAGGATGCCGACGGCCCAGGGGCCGAGTCCCGTCCCGAGGAACGTGATGAAGATGATGATGAACGCGGAGGCGACGGCCCGCATGTGAGGCGGTGCCAGGTTCTGGGCGATGCCGTAGGCGACGGGGGCCCAGCCGGCGCTCGAGAGCGCCGCGGGGACGGCCCACCACATGGCGTCGCGTCCGTCCGGCCAGAGGAGCATCGCGCCCTGCCACGGGATCATCAGGAAGACCGAGATCGCTCCGATCCAGGCGTACCACCTGAGACTGCGATGGCCGAGTCGGTCGGCGACCAGCCCCGTCAGCCAGGAGCCGACCAGGGCAGGCACGTACTGGATCGGGCCGAGCCGGGGGCCGATCTCCGATTGCGCCATGTCGTGGACGCGCTCGAAGAAGGTGGGCAACCACATGCCGAACCCGGTCCCCGCGAAGGACGCGATCCCCGCGCCGAGGCCGACGAGCCAGAACGTGGGCTTGGACGCGAGGAAGCGCGCGACCTCGGCGACCGTCGCCGTCTCGCCCTCGTCTCCTTCGTTCTTCGGGGCGCGCGCGGCGGGCGGCTCGAACTGACCGCGGGCGGGCTCCCGGACCGTCAGCCGAACGACGAGGGCGATCAGCAGTCCGGGCGCGCCGACGACGACGAACGTTATGCGCCAGCCGATCGCGTCGACGAGCAGCCCCCCGACGACCAGCCCGAGCATGCTTCCCCAGTACACGCCTCCCTGGAAGATCGAGAGTGCCGTCGCGCGCCTGTCGGCGGGAAAGTAGTCGGAGAGCAGCGCCTGAGCGGGGGCGGCCCCCGCGGCCTCGCCCACGCCCACGAGGATCCGCGCGAGGAAGAGCTGGACCGCGTTCGTGACGAAGCCCGAGAGCGCCGTGAACGCGCTCCACATCGTCATGCCGATCGCGATGATGTCTCGGCGGGAGCCCTTGTCCGCCCAGCGGGCGATCGGGAGTCCCATGCCCGTGTAGAAGAATGCGAAGGTCGGTCCGAGCATCAGCCCGACCATCGAGTCCGAGATCTCGAGGTCCTGCTTGATGTCCTGGATCATGACTGCGAGGACGTAGCGATCCAGGTAGTTGCACGTGTACATGATCACCATGATGGCGAGCACGTAGTTGGCGTAGCGCGGATTCGGGCGATCGCTGGGGGCGGCGGGCGGAGCGCTCAATTCAGGCTGGCTCGCCGATCCGGTCGATGCACTCGAGAACGAGGTCGAAGCGCGCCTTGAAGACCTCCCGCATGTCGTCGTGGGTGAAGATGTAGGGCAGGCCGCGGCGGATGCCGGAGAGGACGATCGGACCGATCTCGTCCGGAGCCATCCCGCCGCGGATGAAGGGCGAGAGCGCTTCGGAGACGCCGCCGGTCTGGTCACCGGCATTCCGGAGGCGGTCGGACGCCGTCAGGTTGGTGTCGATCGGGCCGGGGCAGAGGGTGGAGACGCCGATCCCGTCGGGCTCGAGGTCCATGCGCATGGCGTCGCCGTAGGCGACCACACCGAACTTGCTGACCGCGTAGGCGAGGCCCGCGTTGTGAGAGGTGAAGCCGCCGATGGATGCGGTGTTCACGACGTAGCCGCCCCGTCCCTGCTCGCGCAGCACGGCGGCGGCCTTCTGCCCGACGTGGAAGACGCCGTCCACGTTCACGTCCAGCACGAACTTCCAGTCGTCGAAGGTGCAGTCGCGCATCGCGCCGCCGAGATAGACCCCGGCGTTGTTGAAGACGAGATCGATCCCGCCGAACTCGGCCTTCGCGGCGTCGAAGAGTGCGTCCACCGAGGCGGGATCTCGCACGTCGGTCGCGACGGCAAGCGTTCGGGCACCGCGTTCCTCGAGATTCGCGGCGGCGGATCGGGCGTTGTCCGGATCGATGTCGGCGATCACGAGGTGGGTCCCCTCGCCGGTGAGCGCGCGAGCGATCCCGAGGCCGATTCCAGAAGCACCGCCGGTGATGATCGCGACCTTGTCCTTGAAATCCTGCATGGGGCCTCCGGAGCAGCCTGCGCGAGGCAGACGATGGTTGCGTCCGACGATACACGGTCGACGGGCGGGCGCCGGCGGCCGTTTTTCACCGCTGCGTGCGGCTGGTAGGCTCGGGGCTCCCGACCTGGAGGACCGAGTGAACGTGATGCCCGAGCCGACGTCCGGTGCCCCGAGACGCGTGGTCGCCTGTCTGATCTTGCTCGCGATCGGAACCGGTTGCGCTTCGGTCTCGCCCTGGAACCAGGGCTTCGTCGAGGTCGTGACCCCGAACTTCCGGGTGACGTCGAGCTTCGGTGAGGCCGCGGCGCGGTCGTTGGCCCTCGAGCTCGAGACCTTGCATGCCGGCACCCTCTACGCCCTCGGTCTGCCCCCGGACGGCCGGCTCCCGAATCGCACGCGCGTGGTCGCCTTCGACGATCGTGGCTTCGGGCGCCCCTTCGCGATCCGTGGCGAGCCGGCCTCGTGGATCCCCTCGGTCGACGCGCCCATCCTCATGATCCGGGCGCCGGGGAGCTTCGCCGAGCGGGTCACCGCCGACCTGCGCAATCGCTACGCCCGTCGCGTGCTCCGCGCGCTCTCCCGCGAACGCCCGCCGCTCTGGTATGCCGAGGGGCGTGGCTATCTGGCCAGCACGATCCGCGTCTCGGGCACCATCGCCGAGATCGGCCGACTCCATCCCGAGCATGCGCGCGCGATCATCGAGTGGAAGCGCAGCGATCTCGCGGACGTCTTCGACGTCACGCGCCTCGATGATCGATCGCGCGCGTCGCGCAGCGAGTTCGAGGCGGCGAGCTGGGCCCTCGTCCACACGATCCTCTTCGACGCGCCCCAGAAGCAGGCGGGGCGGCGGGCGCTCGAGCGGGTGCGCGTCGGCTTCGAGAGCGGCCGGACCGGACCTCTGGCCGACGCGATCGAGAAGCTGGGAACGCGGCGTGCGCTCGCGGAGCGTGTCTGGACCCATCTCGGCTCCGGGAAGCATCGGGTCGATCGCGTCCAGATCGCGGGTCCCGAGTCCGGCGAGATCGCTTCGAGAACGCTCTCGCCCCGGGAGGCCCACGTCGCCCTGGCGGAGCTGGCCCTCGACCTCGATCGACCCGCGCTCGCGCTCGAATACTTCGATCGCGCGCGCGAGGAAGCGCTGGGCGACGGCTCCGCGTCCCACCCCGACATCGAGCTGGGCCGCGCGCTGGCGCTGCTCCGACTCGGGCGGGCCGCGGAGGGTCGGGAGGCGCACGTCCAGCCTCGCCCGGACGCGTCCGTCGCGGCGCGGGCCGCCGAAGTCGAGCTCGAGCTGGCGCGCTCGAGCGGGGACGCTGGCGAACGGCAAGGGCACTTCGATCTCGCCCTGGCGCATCTCCGTGCGGCGAGCAGCGGGGAAGGAGAGGGCGTCGCGCGCGTGTGGCTCGCGCTGGCTCGCCTCATCGACGGCGAGATCCCGACCGGTCAGGGCGACACCCTGACGGCGGCGCGCTGTCTCGAGCTCGCCCGCGCGGAGGGGACCGGCGCGCTCGAGATCGATCTGGTCGACGCCGAGCTCCGGGCAGCGGACGGGCGCATGCGCGCCGCCGCCTTCGCGGCCCGCGAGGTCGTCTCGCGAAGCCACGATCCGATGCTCCGGAAGCGTGCGCGTCGCTATCTCGAGTCGGCGGACTGAACGCCGTCGGCGCCCGGGGTGTACCAGATCGGCGACGACCACGCCCGCTCCTGAGCCGTCCGCGGGATCTCCGGGTCGTCGCACGCCGCCGGCCGATCCGCCCCCGAGAGGTTCAGGCACGTGCGCGCGTACGCTCGACAGCTCGGGTTCTCGACGACCCGCGCGTAGTAGGCGGCCCGCTCGGTGGGGTCGAAGTCGGGATCGGTCCAGCGCGCGCAGAGCGCGGCGGCGCCCGCCCCGATCGGCTCGCAGGTTCGTGGGTCGACGGTCGCCCCGTTCGCATCGCCGGCGACGTCGATCACCCGTTGCACGGCGCGCCCGTCGGCGTCCGACGTGACCTTGATGACCTGCAGGCGCTGGAGGAGACCGCCCGGGTGTCCCTCGACGCCCGGGTCGGCGAGGGCGCTCGCGACGAAGTCCGGACCGCTTCGCGGAGCACGGGCCGGGAGGTCCGCGCCCATCGGAACGCCCGTCGCGTAGGCCCGCTTCGCCAGCTCCGGCTGGCTGCAGAGATCGCTCGGCAGGTCCCAGCCGCCGAAGAAACGGAGCTCGATCCGAGGGCCGCTCGTCGCGAAGGTCTCGCGCCGCTCGAGCGCGTCGAAGAGCGAGGAGCGGGTGTTCTCCTCGGCCCAGACGCCGGCGAGGCCGCCCGGGTTGTCGTTGCCGAAGCTGTTGGTTCGCTGGGGACGTGCAACACCGTCGCGGACCCAATCGTCGGCGTCCCCCGGGAGGCCCTCGTGGATGTCGGTCGACCCGATGAAGCCGACCTGGAAGGGGTTGGATCCGACCCGCTCGGCCTCGTGGAGGCCGCGGGCCACGGCGTAGCGCGCGAAGTCGCGACGCGTGAAGCAGCCACGGCCGAGGAGCGCGCCACCTCCGACGCCGTCGCCGCAGTCCGGGACGTCGCCTTCCCTCGGTCGTCGGTATTTCTCGAAGCCACACAGCTCGTCGGTCGCCCCGAGCACGCCGGCGAGTCCGTTCCGGCACTCCGAGTCGCCCTTGATCTGGAACATCTCGACGAGGGGCTCCATCCTTCGTCGCAGCAGCGTGTAGGCGCGCTGCTCCGCCGGCGTCCTGGTCCCCCCGTAGTCGAGGGAGAAGACGCGCCCGTTCGAGAGATTCGGGTTGTGCGGGATCGTGACGGCATCGCAGCCCGTGCCCGCGTCGACGCAGCTCTCCGCGAGCGACTGCCAGAGGCCGACGGCCTCCGGGGTGGTCCGCGAGGAGACGGGGAGGGCGGGGACGGTTTCGTTCCGGAAGATCACGTTGCGGTGGACCTTCGACATCTCCGGATTCGACGAGTACTCGTAAGCGACGAAGGTGCTGAACGCACAGGGCCGATCATGGCGCGCCGCTGCGTCCTGGATCTCCTGCCAGGCGGTGCGCATGCCTTCCATGCAGCGGGCGCCGCTCTCGACGCCGCCCGGGCCGCAAACGACCTCGCTGTCGAGGTCGTTCAGCAGGGCGACGATCTTCGCGACGCCGTCGGCGAGGTCGCCGACCGGGGCCCAGGGCGCACGGAAGCGGCGACAGATCTCGCTGTCGTAGGCGCCGCTGCCCGGCGTCGTGCAGACCCAGGGACCGCCGAGCATCTCGGCGTGATCGGTCACGGCAGCGAAGTCGAGCGGGCGCGGGATCGTGGCCTCGGCGGCGACGACGCCCGACTGCGTGATCACGCGCATGCCCGCGGGCCCGCGACCGCTCGCGAAGCGGTAGGCATCGTCCGGCCGCGTACGCGTCTGGAACACGTAGGCGTCGGAGGAGAGCGACGTGTGGACATGGAGGTCGCCGAAGAAGGCGCGTCGCTCGGGCGAATGATCGGCGCAGCGATCTCCCGCCGCGCTGCTCGGGGCCGCCGCCGCGACCGCGAGCAGCCCACAGGCGAGCGCCGAGCGGGCGCGCTTCGAACGGGGCGACGGGATCACGACGCGCGGGTCACGTCGATCAGGATGCCCGAGAGGTGTGACATGCCCGAGAGGGCTTCGACGTGCTCGAGCCCGTCGCCGGCGAGAAGGTTCGAGTTGACGCCCGGATGCTTCGCCGCGTGCGAGAGACCGTCGGCCTTCGCGTGTCCCCAACACTGCGGGATCGCGACCGTCCGCGGCATCATCTCGTCGCTCACCCGAACCGGGATTCGGATCCTGCCGTGATCCGATCGCACGTCGACGTCGTCGCCGTTCGAGACGCCGATCCGGGACGCATCCTCGGGATTCAGGTAGGCGTAGTTCGTGCTTTCGCGGACGAGGGCTTCGCTGTTGGAGGACGCCGTGTTCATTCGCTTGATCTGGCGCAGGCCGATCAGCTTGAGGCGGTCGCGGTTCGCGAGCTCCTCGGCGTAGAAGCGCTCGGTGTTCTCTTCGAAGGCCTCGACGACGGGCGTCGGCGCCAGGGCGACCTTCTTGTCCCGGGTCAGGACGCGGTCCGTTCCGAGGAAATTGTCGCCCTCGTTCTCCGGGAGGAGGAGGCCGTGCGGGTGATCCCTTCGCATCGCGGCGATCCCGGGCATCCCGGCCCCCTTGAGCATCCCGTCCATCAGGCGTTCGATGCCGGGAAGGATACGACGCAGCGGCGAGTAGAGGGCCTTCGCATAGGTCTTCGCGAGGGTGGAGAGGAGCTTCTTCCCGAAGAGGTCGACGCCGAGCTCGTCGGCCAGTCGCACGTAGATCCACCACTCCGGACGGACGTCCGGCGGCGCCTCGAGGACGGGATCGGCGTAGATGATGTAGGGCGTGGGACAGGTGCCGGCGAAGCTCTGGAGCGCATAGGGCATCTCGGGACGCTCCATCCACGTCTGCGCGGGAAGCACGTAGTCCGCCATCGAACCGACCTCGTTCCGGAAGAGATCGATCGTGACCAGGAGATCGAGGGAAGCGAAGGCTTCGTCGAGTCGGCCGTTCGGGTTGCTGCAGGCGAGGAGTGGATTGCTCGCTTCGACGATCATGGCGGTCACCCGCCCGGGCGCGTCGTTCAGGATGTCGTCCGCGAGCATGCCCGAGGGCTGGATCCCGGAGACCGTGGGCAGTCCGTCTTCGCGGTCGAAGGTCAGGCCGAGCTCGCCCATCGCTTCGCCCATGTCGATCAATCCGCTGCCGAGGAGGGTGCCGCCGCGGCGGTCGAGATTTCCGCTGATGGCGTTGATCGCCTCGAGGAGCCAGAAGCAGGGCGAGCCGCTGCGCCCCTGGTTCACGCCCGTGGCCATGTAGAGGGCGGCACCGCCCTGACCGTCCTCGCTTCGCCGGCTCGCCTCGGCGTGGGCGCGGACGAGATCCCGGAGCGTCTCGGCGGGAACACCGGTGACTTCTGCCTGTCGCTCCGCGGTCCAGGGCCCGACGGAGCGGGCGAGGGTCTCGAAGCCGGTCATGTGTGCCTCGACGCGCTCGCGATCGACGTGGCCGCCGCGGATCAGCTCGTTCGCGAAGGCCGCCAGGAAGTAGACGTCCGTGTCCGGTCGGATGAAGAGATGCTCGCCGGCGCGGGCGGTCTCGATCCTTCGCGGATTGACGAAGACGACGCGGCCGCCGCGTCGCGTGATCTCCGCGAAGCGTTCCTGCGCGCGCGGGAGGTGGTAGAGCGTGTTCCCGGAGATCGCGGGATTCCCGCCCAGGACCATCATGAACGACGCGCGCTCGACGTCCGGGTACATGAGGCGCATCGGTGCGCCGTACATCTCCCCGTTGACCCGGAACTTGTTCATCGTGTCGCAGGTCCCCGTTCCGTACATGCGTCGCGTTCCGAGCCCCTCGTAGAGGGCGGTCCGGAACATCGGGGACATCAGGATCGCGCCCCCCGCCGAGCCGACGAAGTGGGCGAAGGTCTCGGGGCCGTGGCGATCGATCTGCGTCCGGATCCGGTCGGCGATCTCGCGGATCGCCTGGTCCCAGGAGATCTCCTCCCACCGGTCGCCCGTCCGCTTCATCGGATGGAGCACGCGGTCCGGGCTGTGCTGGGTCGCGCCCCAGCGCGTGCCCTTCACGCAGGCGTAGCCCTTGCTGACCACGTGCTTCGGGTCGGGTCGGATGTCGACCACGCGGTTCTCGTCGACCTCGACGTCGACCTCCAGGCCGCAGGTGGCTTCGCAGACGCGGCAGAAAGTGATCTTCGTCTCGACGGCCATCGCGGGCTTCCCTCCGATCGCCCATGGTGGCCGGGCGACCCGTCCGAGCGTACCGGATTCGCGAGTGTGCGCGTGGCTCGATTTCCATAGACTGGGGAGCCCGCGACCCCGCTCTCCGGCGGTCGCCCACGAAAGGAAATGC
Coding sequences:
- a CDS encoding DUF3604 domain-containing protein, coding for MIPSPRSKRARSALACGLLAVAAAAPSSAAGDRCADHSPERRAFFGDLHVHTSLSSDAYVFQTRTRPDDAYRFASGRGPAGMRVITQSGVVAAEATIPRPLDFAAVTDHAEMLGGPWVCTTPGSGAYDSEICRRFRAPWAPVGDLADGVAKIVALLNDLDSEVVCGPGGVESGARCMEGMRTAWQEIQDAAARHDRPCAFSTFVAYEYSSNPEMSKVHRNVIFRNETVPALPVSSRTTPEAVGLWQSLAESCVDAGTGCDAVTIPHNPNLSNGRVFSLDYGGTRTPAEQRAYTLLRRRMEPLVEMFQIKGDSECRNGLAGVLGATDELCGFEKYRRPREGDVPDCGDGVGGGALLGRGCFTRRDFARYAVARGLHEAERVGSNPFQVGFIGSTDIHEGLPGDADDWVRDGVARPQRTNSFGNDNPGGLAGVWAEENTRSSLFDALERRETFATSGPRIELRFFGGWDLPSDLCSQPELAKRAYATGVPMGADLPARAPRSGPDFVASALADPGVEGHPGGLLQRLQVIKVTSDADGRAVQRVIDVAGDANGATVDPRTCEPIGAGAAALCARWTDPDFDPTERAAYYARVVENPSCRAYARTCLNLSGADRPAACDDPEIPRTAQERAWSSPIWYTPGADGVQSADSR
- a CDS encoding molybdopterin-dependent oxidoreductase, with amino-acid sequence MAVETKITFCRVCEATCGLEVDVEVDENRVVDIRPDPKHVVSKGYACVKGTRWGATQHSPDRVLHPMKRTGDRWEEISWDQAIREIADRIRTQIDRHGPETFAHFVGSAGGAILMSPMFRTALYEGLGTRRMYGTGTCDTMNKFRVNGEMYGAPMRLMYPDVERASFMMVLGGNPAISGNTLYHLPRAQERFAEITRRGGRVVFVNPRRIETARAGEHLFIRPDTDVYFLAAFANELIRGGHVDRERVEAHMTGFETLARSVGPWTAERQAEVTGVPAETLRDLVRAHAEASRRSEDGQGGAALYMATGVNQGRSGSPCFWLLEAINAISGNLDRRGGTLLGSGLIDMGEAMGELGLTFDREDGLPTVSGIQPSGMLADDILNDAPGRVTAMIVEASNPLLACSNPNGRLDEAFASLDLLVTIDLFRNEVGSMADYVLPAQTWMERPEMPYALQSFAGTCPTPYIIYADPVLEAPPDVRPEWWIYVRLADELGVDLFGKKLLSTLAKTYAKALYSPLRRILPGIERLMDGMLKGAGMPGIAAMRRDHPHGLLLPENEGDNFLGTDRVLTRDKKVALAPTPVVEAFEENTERFYAEELANRDRLKLIGLRQIKRMNTASSNSEALVRESTNYAYLNPEDASRIGVSNGDDVDVRSDHGRIRIPVRVSDEMMPRTVAIPQCWGHAKADGLSHAAKHPGVNSNLLAGDGLEHVEALSGMSHLSGILIDVTRAS
- a CDS encoding SDR family oxidoreductase produces the protein MQDFKDKVAIITGGASGIGLGIARALTGEGTHLVIADIDPDNARSAAANLEERGARTLAVATDVRDPASVDALFDAAKAEFGGIDLVFNNAGVYLGGAMRDCTFDDWKFVLDVNVDGVFHVGQKAAAVLREQGRGGYVVNTASIGGFTSHNAGLAYAVSKFGVVAYGDAMRMDLEPDGIGVSTLCPGPIDTNLTASDRLRNAGDQTGGVSEALSPFIRGGMAPDEIGPIVLSGIRRGLPYIFTHDDMREVFKARFDLVLECIDRIGEPA
- a CDS encoding MFS transporter, which produces MSAPPAAPSDRPNPRYANYVLAIMVIMYTCNYLDRYVLAVMIQDIKQDLEISDSMVGLMLGPTFAFFYTGMGLPIARWADKGSRRDIIAIGMTMWSAFTALSGFVTNAVQLFLARILVGVGEAAGAAPAQALLSDYFPADRRATALSIFQGGVYWGSMLGLVVGGLLVDAIGWRITFVVVGAPGLLIALVVRLTVREPARGQFEPPAARAPKNEGDEGETATVAEVARFLASKPTFWLVGLGAGIASFAGTGFGMWLPTFFERVHDMAQSEIGPRLGPIQYVPALVGSWLTGLVADRLGHRSLRWYAWIGAISVFLMIPWQGAMLLWPDGRDAMWWAVPAALSSAGWAPVAYGIAQNLAPPHMRAVASAFIIIFITFLGTGLGPWAVGILNDLLEPSYGDLAVRWSLLYVLLSCSVGAVLFGLAGHTIERDLAATSSFGDRRND